In Gossypium arboreum isolate Shixiya-1 chromosome 3, ASM2569848v2, whole genome shotgun sequence, the sequence ATTCACTATTCAATCATTGTATAAACTTTAATATATATTCTATCAGCACAAAGTTTATTGCAATCTTATTTTCGCGCACCCTTTATGAATTCACTCAATAACCTAACTTTTTCTAATAAAGGTTGAAAACACAACTCTTATTTTTCGTTTGGTTACAAGTATAAtaacatgataaaaatatttatttattaaatatatatattataataattgagacataaaataaagaatagtTCATACAAttttaaacttgaaattaaaatttattcaaaataaatggtGTTCGATCTTTTGCTAAAAGCAAGTCATAGGAATTATATATTACTAAATGAATTAGTTTATTGCTCATTTATATACTAAAacatgtataaaaataatattccTACCAAATGTAATATTAATGAATTATAATATACAATTAAGGCTCCGTTTGTTTATTTTTCTGAAAAAGCTAATATTTTCGGTGTTTAGATGaatttgtgtaaaatattttcattgtttgatagatttcttaaaatatttcataaaagttgttttcaattaaacaaacatacatttgagattttcttattttttcattgtttaattgaatttacttttatctataattttatattttacattatttttgcatatattaaaaataatatgttaaattcaGACTCATTACGTCATTTTCTAATTACATGACTAATgagtatttaaattaaaaattttaaagtgtacatagacttatgacatattttaacctttatattacaaaacatttattattaatatatttataattgtaataaatatttattattaaaatattaatattgaatattttcaataatatgtgaataatattatttaaaattattattttaaaatttattgttaaaataaaattaaaatattaaataatttattaaaataataaattatatttattatattaataatttattataagattaaaaataaataattaaatatgtacgtttaataatattaaaaatataatattttaaaaataaaaataaattttattatttatatttaagcttgatttaagttaattttataaataaaataaaattatctatagatAAGTTCTTTTCAAAAATGACTTTCATTTTTAAAAAGATAAGGATAAATTATTTTACAggaaaaatgacttattttaccTTAATTTGTGAGTTATTTTCTATTAACTAAACTATTTTCCATGAAACGaacatagaaaaatataaaaatattttccgTAAAATCTTACATGTAAACAAACGGATCCTAAACTAAACTAGATATTACTTTGTTAGTGAATCAAATAGAAAAATGATGaatcttataaaaattttatacaCATTCCACCAGTCAAGTCAATCTCCTAAAATTAGAGATAGGTTGAACTCAAATCTCTCAAATCTTCACAATCACCAATCTTTTTACATAAAGAAGTTACATATTGGAGCATCTTGTTGAGGGATTTCATTCTTTGTCCAAAGCCAATGATTTCCTCAACAAGTCCAATACTATTCTCgataaatatctacttaaatgtcTTTAAAAAAGCAaacctcaaattttaaattaaaatttttaacttaactttttgggaaaaaaaaatctcaaaagcTCAAAAAAAACACTTTTTGATAGCAAtaatcaaacttttcaaaaacagAAAACACAGTATTCATCCTCTGGGTTAAGAACGCTGGCAATATAAATTGAGAATTCGTCAAATCATGTTGATAATGAGTAAAAGAATAGTAGAAAGCAATAGTAGTTTTAGAATAATAAAAGCAGAAAACAACTCATCTTCGAAACTGATCTTGTTTAAAGGCATTAAGCATACAACCTGGCTGTCCATTCCAAGGTTTTCACTTCGGTCAAGGCTGCCAAATTTTTGCTACACAACCATCGCCCATTACTTACCTTCTACCAGCTTTTTCATTTCTCATTGCAATAACTAAAGCTAATGCATCAATCAGAGCTAATACACATTTGATTATCCCAATCAGGAAATAGCTTAAATGGAAAGTCAGTACCGACGATATCTGCGGTTTTCATTGCCTAACTCTATTGATAATAGATAAGCTGAGTTTTTCTATCCATACATGCTGCCATACATTCACCGAGTCATTTCTAGTGGTTGTCAAGAAGCCGAACGTATAAAAGCTTGATCCTAAATGCTTTGAGCATTCTAATCCTGAAAACATAAACCCTAAGTCCTTAACTCCTTACACCAACCGAAACTCAATTCAACTGCCCAGAATAATGAATAATTATGAGGTTACCAAAAGCATTCATGAGAATTTAACCTACTGCCAGTAAAAAGGAGAAAAAGCCCTTGCATTAAATGTTTGGCAAAACTCAATTAATTCATTCCAAAACTAATGGGAACTTTAAGGACATGTACTTTTCTAGTGCTCTATAATCAGTAATCACTACTCCAAAGAATCAAAAGGCGCACTCAATAATTAGGGAGTACTGTAATCTTGATCTGTCAGCTAAGCTTCGAGTCAACATACCCCCGAGCAGTGTGCTTCACTAATTCAATTCCATCTTGAATAAAACCCCACAGAACCTGGATGAAGATCGGGAAACCATTCGACTTCAAAAGCCAAGAATTCGCAGCGTAGTGGCGAGACCTGGGTGGGGAAGAGCCTCTCCCATCTCAAGTTAATTCAAAATATGAACTGAGCAAGTCCTCTGCTGAACATACCCCTCACTGAACAACCCCCACCACAAAGCTTGGGTTCAGCCATGAGTGGACACTTGACTCCACCTTTGAACTCTTGAGCATCTCTCCGCCTGTACAACACAAGGGCAAATACAGGGGAAAAATGATTATGCCATCCTCAAGTCTCAACTACCACTACGTTTATCGCTATCACTACGAGTGATCAACCCAAGTGGCCCATAGCTCCACTGCTATGAATAAAAATCCTTGGTAAATCTCCATACCCTACTGATCATATCAAATCAAGCATAATCATCTATTGTCAAATTTTCCTAGATTGATATAAacaacaaaatattcaaaatagcAAGACAACACAAATTTAagatatataaactattaaagcTTACTTAAACACTACCAAACATAAGGTACTGGAGCAGCAAGACAAAAATAAAGAAAGCACGCCAAATAAAACTACACTCAGTAGCACAACCGAATAAAGGCATCTATTATGCCTCAAAACTACTTATTATGGCTAACAAAATAGATACTGCAAACTACAGGGTTTCAAGCAATCCAACCGATCCCAAGGGGATTTGACATCCAACTTGAGCCTCTCCTGTTGCTGCTGGGAGTAAGAACCATCACAGTTACAAGAGCAAAGAGAAGGCTATGCACAGAAGAGGTAGAGATCAAGTTGTCATTCAAGCGATAGGATCACTGCTGTTGAGCTTGTCGGCCCTGTGCACCACCATACCCACCACCATAACCACCTTGTCCACCATGAGGACCATTGGCCTGACTACCCCCATAATTTCCTGAACCTTGGGATGAATCAGACCTCCATGATGCATTTCCATACCCTGAACTTCCATTTACATCACCATATCCACCTCCCATGTAACCACCACCGCTCCCTTGCATATCTCCCCCACCTGCACTAGCATTACTATTTGGAGTACCACCAGAACGACCTCCAGCAGCCCCATAACCAGCGTTCCCATAAGATCCATCATTACCTCCATATCCCCCATATCCATAACCTTGACCACCGTACCCAGTAGCTCCAGTGGGTGATTGGCCAGTAGCTGCAGAACCTGGACCACCGCTACCAGGACCAGCACCCCAAGGAGCAGCATTCCCATAACCCATAGCACCATAACCAGATGGAGTTTGAGTGCCCCATGAACTTCTAGGGGCACCAGGAGGCCCACTTGCATAGCCAGCATTGGGATTCCCATAAGCTGCACCGGCAGGGGCACCATAACCAGCACCTGCACCACCATAATTGCCATAACTACCATAACCAACACCATTACTAGCAGGACCATAACCATAACCAGGTGCATATCCTGATGAACCATAAGGTGGAAAGCCAGCTCCAGTGCCCTGGGCACGCATGTAATTGGAGTCCATACGACCATCATAAGAACTTGAATTCCCACCAGAAGAACCATATCCCTGGTAACCTCCAAAACCACCGGCACCACCACCCATAGACCGGCTAGCCCCACCAGGATTGGCATCTTTAGGAAGGGCCGGTTTCACTTCAACTTGTTTGCCATTCAAATCATGAAAACTCTTGTGCAAAACCCTATCAACCGCCTCTTCACTGTCGAAGGAGATAAAACCAAACCCACGAGGCCTCTGGGTATTCTGGTCATACATGATTACTACATCAGTTACATGACCATAAGCCTCAAAGTATTGGCGAAATCCATCTTCAGTTAAAGTCGGAGGCAACCCTCCAACAAAAATCTTCTTGGTTCTGATATTTCCACCACCTCCAGAATTTCTACCCTGATTAAAATTACCAGATCTAGCGGAAGTTTGCTGCTCCTCTCTAGATAATGCCCTCTTTGCCTCAACCTGGGAAACAATTATCTTATAATTGGGAACTATCTTTGCACCAGGCAAGGCCAACAAGAATAGAGATAAAATACAGAAACTCGGATAATctttaaaaatatacatatagtataaaaattaaaaacatcttAAACTGCAAATTTGGCACCAAAAGAATATAGCATCCACTAAGAAATCCAAGTACCTTCTCGTGCTTAGAAAGAAAActtaaaatatgtaaaaaaaaaaaagtgaaggaAAACACGGAACCATGCAATCATAAAACAGTAAATCAAGAGAAAATAACATAAAACCCCCTAATTTAATTCCTTACCTAGAGTAAgtactaaaaaggaaaacacacTGCAGATAAAAATAGCCCTAGAAAATCAtcttaagaaaatttttaaaaaaattaccgtTCTACCATCAATGGTATGCTTTTCTTGAAGAACAGTATCGATGACGGACGGATCTGAGAAGACAACAAATCCAAAGCCACGAGGTCTCCCCGTGACCTTATCTCTCATAACAACAGTCTGCAAGATGTCGCCGTACTGGCCAAAGTACTCCTTTAGCCTATCCTCACTTGTTTCCCATGATATCCCTCCAATAAACAGCTTCCCCTGATCTGAATCCATTCCCCCTTctactattttcttttattcctcCAAATCTAATGAAACAAGCTTCCGATTTTAGCCTTGTTTTAGGTTTTAGGGTTTTGGGGGTTTTTTTTAGGGATTTGGAGAATAAGGAAGAGAAAATATTTTAGGGGCCGATTTTGAGAGAGGAAGTTAGAGCTGCTCTAAAGCCTAGAATAAAGAAAGGGAAGAAAAGTGTGAGGGATCGTGTTGTGTGCCGTTTGGACGGCTGAGATTTTGGAATATTTTTGGGAATGAACGGTTGCGATTTCGTGTAGATCGAACTATTGGATCTGATAGGTCTAGTTTCATTTGGGCTGGGTTTTAAATAAGGTTCTCATCTTCTTTTGCAATTAAATATTAAGAACATAATTTTATGAATAGTTGGTTTATTTCCAAATTTTCATGTTggaattcatattttatttaaatttaaatatttttattattatagttaTTCAGTTATGTATAATTTgtaattgtaattatatttgtgGAAAAAGCGAAacaagaaatgaaataaggatagAAGTACACTTAGGTATATTTGTTTAAACGtaaattttaaacacaaatatTTACTTACGTTTCAATGTTGAAGGAATTAAATCATAATTAATGGAGTTCCCAGGGGTAATTTTAGGCCTGAAAGAGGTTTGAAATAAGGTGATCCTTTCTTTACCTTACCTTTTCGTTTTATGTTAAAATATTCTTTCTTAAATAATCAATAAATTAGAACGATGAAGGAAGATGTAGTTACTCAAAGTAGGAAGAAGTATTTCAATCTCTCGCTTACTCTTCGCAAAAGATAATTTTCAATTCATCAGAACTAACAAAGAATCATGCCATATGTAGTTAAAAGCATATTGAATCAATATTACTCTTTCTCAGGGTTGAGGATTAATTACAATAAATCAGAGATCAAGATCCAAAATTTAAAAGAATGTTCAGAGGAATTTTACAGGTGAAGATGGCAACAGAAGGCGTCAAATACTTGGGAATGGAACTTGACATGCTAAATCAAAATTAGATTTTTCCAACCCATCTTAAACTGAATGGAGTCCAAACTCTCTTTCATGGAAAACAAGCTACTCGACCAATGAGGTAAACTTACCCTgataaaattgaaaatagaaagcTCGCATATTTTACCAATTCTATTTCTTTCAAGCCCtaaacaatatttaaaataaaatggaTCAAGTAATATGAAAATTCTGGTAGGGAGAAGAAGAGAACACAATGAAACTTCATTATTTAAATTGAGACCACCTTTGCTCGAGCAAAAATTCtagggattttgacatgcaactcTCGAACAAAGCTTTATTGGTTAAAATAGTCCGGAGAATTACGAATAATCAAAGTTGACTCTTAAGAAAAATATTAGTTAAAAAATATTGTTCAAATGAAAACTTCCTTGAAAAATAGGAAAAACCTAAAAATTCTAGAGTGTGAAAAAGCAtattaaaaggaaaaatattATCAAATAACATCACCTAACATAATGCTAACAAATGAAAAGAATTATATCGAATAGAGACACCTAATCaaagaataattaaaaatgaGATGTCTGATATAGATATATAAAGATGGTGGGAAATAAACGCCATTTTGTATACTCACAATGGAGAAATTTTAGTGAAATATTATTTCAAGACTCACCAATTTATTGATAAATAACATAATCATGCTCAACTCAACAACCTCAAAGAAAATATGACAGTTTCTATGGAAACTCAAATT encodes:
- the LOC108475993 gene encoding heterogeneous nuclear ribonucleoprotein 1-like; translated protein: MDSDQGKLFIGGISWETSEDRLKEYFGQYGDILQTVVMRDKVTGRPRGFGFVVFSDPSVIDTVLQEKHTIDGRTVEAKRALSREEQQTSARSGNFNQGRNSGGGGNIRTKKIFVGGLPPTLTEDGFRQYFEAYGHVTDVVIMYDQNTQRPRGFGFISFDSEEAVDRVLHKSFHDLNGKQVEVKPALPKDANPGGASRSMGGGAGGFGGYQGYGSSGGNSSSYDGRMDSNYMRAQGTGAGFPPYGSSGYAPGYGYGPASNGVGYGSYGNYGGAGAGYGAPAGAAYGNPNAGYASGPPGAPRSSWGTQTPSGYGAMGYGNAAPWGAGPGSGGPGSAATGQSPTGATGYGGQGYGYGGYGGNDGSYGNAGYGAAGGRSGGTPNSNASAGGGDMQGSGGGYMGGGYGDVNGSSGYGNASWRSDSSQGSGNYGGSQANGPHGGQGGYGGGYGGAQGRQAQQQ